A genome region from Populus alba chromosome 3, ASM523922v2, whole genome shotgun sequence includes the following:
- the LOC118037997 gene encoding oligouridylate-binding protein 1B has translation MQQQRLKQQQQALMQQALLQQQSIYHPGLLAPPQIEPIPSGNLPPGFDPSTCRSVYVGNIHTQVTEPLLQEVFASTGPVEGCKLIRKEKSSYGFIHYFDRRAAALAILSLNGRHLFGQPIKVNWAYASGQREDTSGHFNIFVGDLSPEVTDATLYACFSVYSSCSDARVMWDQKTGRSRGFGFVSFRNQQDAQSAINDLTGKWLGSRQIRCNWASKGAGSIEDKQSSDSKSVVELTNGTSEDGMEAPNNEAPENNPQYTTVYVGNLSPEVTQPVLHRHFHVLGAGVIEDVRVQRDKGFGFVRFSTHAEAAVAIQMGNAQSLLCGKQIKCSWGSKPTPPGTSSNPLPPPAVAPLPGISATDIFAYERQLTLSKMGGVHPFMPPHGQLPLKQAAMGMGAGASQAIYDGGFQNVAAAQQLMYYQ, from the exons aTTGAGCCAATTCCAAGTGGAAATCTGCCTCCTGGTTTTGATCCAAGTACTTGCCGCAGTGT GTACGTGGGAAACATCCACACTCAGGTAACTGAACCCCTCCTTCAAGAGGTTTTTGCAAGTACTGGTCCTGTTGAAGGATGCAAGCttatcagaaaagaaaag TCATCCTATGGATTTATTCACTACTTTGATCGCCGAGCAGCTGCGCTTGCTATATTATCACTTAATGGAAGGCATCT ATTTGGTCAGCCTATCAAAGTTAACTGGGCATATGCTAGTGGTCAGAGGGAAGACACATCAg GTCACTTCAACATTTTTGTTGGAGATCTTAGTCCTGAGGTTACTGATGCAACATTGTATGCCTGCTTTTCTGTTTATTCCAGTTGTTC AGATGCAAGGGTTATGTGGGATCAGAAGACTGGGCGTTCAAGAGGGTTTGGGTTTGTTTCCTTCCGAAATCAACAG GATGCCCAGAGTGCGATAAATGACCTAACAG GAAAGTGGCTCGGCAGCAGACAGATTCGTTGCAACTGGGCATCTAAAGGTGCTGGTTCCATTGAAGACAAACAAAGTTCTGATTCAAAAAGTGTGGTGGAACTAACAAATGGCACATCAG AGGATGGCATGGAGGCACCAAATAATGAGGCTCCTGAAAACAATCCTCAGTATACCACTGTTTATGTGGGCAATCTTTCTCCAGAG GTAACTCAGCCTGTTCTCCACCGCCATTTCCATGTTCTTGGTGCCGGAGTTATTGAGGATGTCCGAGTCCAGAGAGACAAAGGTTTTGGGTTTGTGAGGTTCAGTACTCATGCCGAGGCAGCTGTAGCTATTCAGATGGGAAATGCCCAATCACTTCTTTGTGGTAAACAAATAAAG TGCTCATGGGGTAGTAAGCCCACTCCGCCAGGAACAAGCTCAAATCCACTACCCCCACCTGCTGTTGCCCCTTTGCCTGGGATCTCAGCTACAGATATCTTCGCATATGAGAGGCAGCTAACATTGAGCAAGATGGGTGGTGTCCATCCCTTTATGCCTCCTCATGGGCAGCTTCCTCTAAAACAAGCAGCTATGGGAATGGGTGCCGGTGCAAGCCAGGCAATATATGATGGTGGTTTCCAGAATGTTGCTGCTGCCCAGCAACTCATGTACTATCAGTAA